One window from the genome of Myxococcales bacterium encodes:
- a CDS encoding radical SAM protein: MEFTRYRPASGHPNWETCDRQARELAERILPVILKDSDLTPADRLADAWRKAKALRQAGENLIVNRRRYRRGDHALRPLYVIWTMLNDCNFRCTYCDNHQGEHYYDHKDPDRLDTAQGKDLLRRMITGTSAIYWCGGEPTLRPDLPELLDYAWHLGYFPNMINTNGGLLHKLLVKPAYRSFLRQMDLVIVSLDGLQLEGLRKLWRVKQVEQVFVNLLLLRRLRREVTFKLAVNTVITRDNIPEARAILDLCADLDLWFVPVPVNYRHEPNRELLDDPAYRDLAGQIVARKRAGQPIIGSPTLLERLLFAQPYQCLTALKPHVWSNGHLTFPCRATANVPPADINLLDYAGFDEAYAAARKEVNPNFFHGPGKNQCGGHCAWMQNYTTARYLDGIINPLGSGFVGELLEFAFHGGRG, from the coding sequence GTGGAATTCACCCGGTACCGCCCCGCAAGCGGACACCCCAATTGGGAAACGTGCGACCGGCAAGCTCGGGAACTGGCCGAGCGAATTCTGCCGGTCATCCTCAAAGATTCCGACCTCACCCCCGCCGACCGGCTGGCGGATGCCTGGCGCAAGGCGAAAGCCTTGAGGCAAGCGGGCGAGAACCTGATCGTCAATCGCCGGCGTTATCGCCGGGGCGATCATGCGCTACGTCCCCTTTACGTAATTTGGACGATGCTCAACGATTGCAATTTCCGCTGCACCTATTGCGACAACCACCAGGGCGAGCACTACTACGACCACAAGGACCCGGACCGCCTGGACACCGCGCAAGGCAAAGACCTGTTGCGGCGCATGATCACCGGAACCTCGGCCATCTACTGGTGCGGCGGCGAGCCGACCCTGCGTCCGGATTTGCCGGAACTGCTCGATTACGCCTGGCATCTGGGCTATTTCCCCAACATGATCAACACCAACGGCGGCTTGTTGCACAAACTGTTGGTCAAGCCGGCCTACCGGTCTTTTCTCCGGCAGATGGATCTGGTGATCGTCAGTCTGGACGGCTTGCAGCTCGAAGGTCTGCGGAAGCTGTGGCGCGTCAAGCAGGTCGAACAGGTCTTCGTCAATTTGCTGTTGTTGCGGCGGTTGCGGCGGGAAGTTACCTTCAAGCTCGCGGTCAATACGGTGATCACCCGCGACAACATTCCGGAAGCGCGGGCGATCCTCGATTTATGCGCCGACCTGGATCTCTGGTTCGTTCCCGTGCCGGTCAATTATCGGCACGAACCCAACCGCGAACTGCTCGACGACCCGGCCTACCGGGACCTCGCCGGGCAAATCGTGGCGCGGAAACGGGCCGGCCAACCGATCATCGGCTCGCCGACGCTGCTGGAACGGCTGCTCTTCGCTCAACCCTACCAATGCCTGACCGCGCTGAAACCGCACGTCTGGTCCAACGGCCACCTGACCTTCCCCTGTCGCGCCACGGCCAATGTCCCCCCGGCCGATATCAATCTTTTGGATTATGCCGGCTTCGACGAGGCCTACGCGGCGGCCCGGAAGGAGGTCAATCCGAATTTCTTCCACGGCCCCGGTAAAAACCAATGCGGCGGGCATTGCGCCTGGATGCAGAACTACACGACGGCCCGCTACCTGGACGGCATTATCAATCCGCTCGGCAGCGGCTTTGTCGGCGAACTGCTGGAATTCGCTTTTCACGGCGGCCGCGGATGA
- a CDS encoding DUF4956 domain-containing protein: MENLLLSFGSMKLEWSGVLLSFLVTFLCSSLVAATYEKTFQGLSWSRGLLHTMILGSLTSSLIMIAIGDNVARGIGIVGSLAIIRFRTNLRDPRDLIFLFVSMGVGVASGVQSYISAILGTAFFCLVAIGLNRTQFGRRYSHDGLVRFQVPAGPTGSEQVARVMSTIPAHFALVTMRSAAQGDVVDYAYQVRLAREGEEGVLLRELEGVSGIRGLVYVNQQTTVEL; the protein is encoded by the coding sequence ATGGAAAATCTGCTCTTGAGCTTCGGTTCGATGAAACTGGAATGGAGCGGCGTGCTTCTTTCCTTCCTGGTCACGTTTCTTTGTTCCAGCCTGGTTGCCGCGACCTATGAGAAAACCTTTCAAGGGCTCTCCTGGTCGCGCGGGTTGTTGCATACCATGATTCTGGGCAGCCTGACTTCCAGCCTGATCATGATCGCGATCGGCGACAACGTGGCGCGCGGCATCGGCATCGTCGGTTCGCTGGCGATCATTCGTTTCCGCACCAATTTGCGCGATCCCCGCGATTTGATCTTCCTCTTCGTTTCCATGGGCGTCGGCGTGGCGAGCGGCGTGCAAAGTTACATCAGCGCCATTCTCGGCACGGCCTTTTTCTGCCTGGTCGCGATCGGCCTCAATCGCACGCAATTCGGCCGGCGGTACTCGCACGACGGCCTGGTGCGGTTTCAGGTGCCGGCCGGCCCGACCGGTTCCGAGCAGGTGGCGCGGGTGATGAGCACGATTCCGGCGCACTTCGCCCTGGTGACGATGCGCTCGGCTGCTCAGGGCGACGTGGTGGATTACGCCTATCAGGTGCGGTTGGCGCGCGAGGGCGAGGAAGGGGTGTTGCTTCGCGAGTTGGAAGGCGTTTCGGGGATTCGCGGTCTCGTCTATGTGAATCAACAAACGACGGTCGAATTGTAG
- a CDS encoding TolC family protein → MKALLLWCLSALALLGGLAWAGEPLTQARAIQLTLARSPELTAELAAAAAQGELADSVAGAIENPEIRLEDLTTKYFDPEQERDFQLGFRWSPPRIGEPALRRQEETVDWFEKKLKADATRRKLIAEAGQLFAETAMLRESADLAARTADLEEQRLSRVEQFVQLGEADLLERLKTQRRLTKNRGEARSLQSRLAACETRLRALTGLSGELTLAADPPPNVEFDPAKLRLIATRNRAEMSWRQQWERLAQRRYDAARYRLIPQFSFIEVDHHFEGDDDDFDELRVGVEIPLFNWTVADRRATAILRRTAADRENATAEGIGREIDSSLANYREALAVWRATRGDAEKTRDLCAQQLEIARRQGLLSSVELLDLEIEGIAARRALAEALYELRAAAVELQAATGAAGWEELIAL, encoded by the coding sequence ATGAAAGCTCTTCTGCTCTGGTGCCTGTCGGCCTTGGCTCTGCTCGGCGGACTCGCTTGGGCGGGCGAGCCGTTGACGCAAGCCCGGGCGATTCAATTGACCCTGGCGCGTTCGCCGGAATTGACTGCGGAACTGGCGGCGGCGGCGGCCCAGGGGGAATTGGCGGACTCCGTGGCCGGGGCGATCGAGAACCCTGAAATCCGCTTGGAGGATCTCACCACGAAGTATTTCGATCCCGAGCAGGAGCGCGATTTTCAACTCGGTTTTCGGTGGAGCCCGCCGCGGATCGGCGAACCGGCGTTGCGGCGGCAGGAGGAGACCGTCGACTGGTTCGAGAAAAAACTGAAGGCCGACGCGACCCGGCGCAAACTGATCGCGGAAGCCGGGCAACTGTTCGCGGAAACCGCGATGCTACGCGAAAGCGCGGACCTGGCCGCGCGCACCGCCGATTTGGAGGAACAGCGGTTGTCGCGGGTCGAGCAATTCGTCCAGTTGGGCGAAGCCGATTTGCTGGAGCGATTGAAGACGCAGCGGCGCCTGACCAAGAACCGGGGCGAGGCGCGGAGCCTGCAATCCCGGTTGGCGGCCTGCGAAACCCGCTTGCGAGCGCTGACCGGTTTGTCCGGAGAATTGACGTTGGCCGCCGATCCGCCGCCGAATGTCGAGTTTGATCCCGCGAAGCTGCGCCTCATCGCGACGAGAAACCGGGCGGAAATGTCCTGGCGACAACAATGGGAGCGTCTGGCGCAACGACGGTACGACGCCGCCCGCTATCGTTTGATTCCCCAGTTTTCCTTCATCGAAGTGGATCATCATTTTGAAGGCGACGATGACGATTTCGATGAACTGCGGGTCGGCGTGGAAATCCCGCTCTTCAATTGGACGGTCGCCGATCGTCGGGCGACCGCGATCCTTCGCAGGACCGCCGCAGACCGTGAAAACGCGACCGCCGAAGGGATCGGAAGGGAAATCGACTCGAGCCTGGCGAATTACCGCGAGGCGCTGGCGGTGTGGCGGGCGACGCGGGGCGATGCCGAAAAAACGCGAGATCTGTGCGCTCAACAACTCGAAATCGCGCGCCGGCAGGGGCTGTTATCGTCCGTCGAATTGCTGGACCTGGAAATCGAGGGAATCGCCGCGCGCCGCGCGCTGGCCGAGGCGCTTTATGAATTGCGGGCGGCCGCCGTCGAGCTGCAGGCGGCGACCGGAGCCGCGGGTTGGGAAGAACTGATCGCGCTGTGA
- a CDS encoding polyphosphate polymerase domain-containing protein yields the protein MRNDSMVISRYENKYLIRETMARAIADYLRGICVPDKHAGADGRYMVNNLYFDTPDLRFYHDTRNKRYTRFKPRVRYYGPRPTDFLWIELKHKVKNVTWKKRRRIAVADWPEFLHDGSCRPPANPAWITLADSFEDAVCRFGAHPVVQVQYIREPYVSELDDYCRITFDRCLTFRSVRGSYELVANENLTYFDNTVDTAFCSCESPVILEIKTETNVPIWVLRLIRRFELIQRGFSKYCNAIEAAMGYTACSLRRLA from the coding sequence ATGCGTAACGATAGCATGGTGATTTCCCGCTACGAAAACAAATACCTCATCCGCGAGACGATGGCGCGGGCCATCGCCGATTACCTGCGCGGGATTTGCGTGCCGGACAAGCACGCCGGCGCCGACGGCCGGTACATGGTGAACAACTTGTATTTCGACACGCCGGACCTGCGCTTCTACCACGACACGCGCAACAAGCGTTATACGCGCTTCAAACCACGGGTCCGCTATTACGGCCCGCGGCCGACCGATTTTCTCTGGATCGAACTGAAACACAAAGTGAAGAACGTCACCTGGAAGAAACGGCGCCGGATCGCGGTGGCGGATTGGCCCGAGTTTCTGCACGATGGTTCGTGCCGGCCGCCGGCGAACCCGGCGTGGATCACGCTGGCCGATTCGTTCGAGGACGCGGTCTGCCGCTTCGGCGCGCATCCGGTGGTTCAGGTGCAGTACATTCGCGAGCCCTACGTCAGCGAATTGGACGATTATTGTCGCATAACCTTTGATCGCTGTCTGACTTTCCGATCGGTGCGCGGCAGTTACGAACTCGTCGCGAACGAGAATTTGACTTACTTCGACAATACCGTGGATACCGCCTTTTGTTCGTGCGAGTCGCCGGTGATCCTGGAAATCAAAACGGAAACCAACGTGCCGATCTGGGTGCTCCGGTTGATCCGCCGCTTTGAGTTGATCCAACGAGGATTTTCCAAATACTGCAATGCGATCGAGGCCGCCATGGGATACACGGCTTGTTCGCTGCGCCGGCTCGCTTAG